A region from the Halosolutus gelatinilyticus genome encodes:
- a CDS encoding carbohydrate ABC transporter permease — translation MSEKSVTTETPTAADGTIEGIGLRTIGLYATLLGLIAFYLIPIESGLVTSIKTSEALRETWPFLPPGLSGITFEKWQVAYEFLAPGMVNSLLFTIPSTILCAIFGSMAAYGLTLVKWRGQIAVLALFIAGIFVPYQAVIVPLYEFWAQWAQLDTRLAFLWGLPLLDEHHATILELIITHTAYGIPIITLLFRSQYKTMSEEMIEAARLDGASVWRVYRRIVLPLSVPMFAVVFIFQFTQIWNEFLFSLTIIGSVNNPAASATLILSGLGEALEGTDYPLRMAGAFITAFPTLLVYVLFADKFAEGVRV, via the coding sequence ATGAGCGAGAAGTCAGTTACGACCGAGACGCCGACGGCGGCGGACGGAACGATCGAGGGGATCGGACTCCGAACGATAGGGTTGTACGCCACGCTGCTCGGCCTGATCGCGTTCTACCTCATCCCGATCGAGTCGGGGCTCGTGACGTCGATCAAGACCTCGGAAGCGCTGCGCGAGACCTGGCCCTTCCTACCGCCGGGACTCAGCGGGATCACGTTCGAGAAGTGGCAGGTAGCCTACGAGTTCCTCGCGCCGGGGATGGTCAACAGCCTCCTGTTTACGATCCCGTCGACGATCCTCTGTGCGATCTTCGGCAGCATGGCCGCCTACGGCCTGACGCTGGTCAAGTGGCGCGGCCAGATCGCCGTCCTCGCGCTGTTCATCGCGGGCATCTTCGTTCCGTACCAGGCGGTGATCGTTCCCCTCTACGAGTTCTGGGCCCAGTGGGCCCAGCTGGACACGCGCCTCGCGTTCCTGTGGGGCCTGCCGCTGCTCGACGAGCACCACGCGACGATCCTCGAACTGATCATCACGCACACGGCGTACGGCATCCCGATCATCACGCTGCTGTTCCGCTCGCAGTACAAGACGATGTCCGAGGAGATGATCGAGGCCGCGAGACTCGACGGCGCGTCGGTCTGGCGGGTCTACCGCCGGATCGTTCTACCGCTGTCGGTCCCGATGTTCGCGGTGGTGTTCATCTTCCAGTTCACCCAGATATGGAACGAGTTCCTGTTCTCGCTGACGATCATCGGGAGCGTCAACAACCCCGCCGCGTCCGCCACCCTGATCCTGTCGGGACTGGGCGAGGCGCTCGAGGGAACCGACTACCCGCTTCGCATGGCGGGGGCGTTCATCACGGCGTTCCCGACGCTGCTCGTCTACGTGCTGTTCGCCGACAAGTTCGCGGAGGGCGTGCGAGTATGA
- a CDS encoding ABC transporter ATP-binding protein yields MAETQLHDVTKVFTDDDGSDIVAVDEVSIDIEDGEFLVLVGPSGCGKSTTLRMIAGLETISGGEIRLDGRVINDVPPKSRDIAMVFQSYALYPHMTVQENMSFGLEESTVLSDDEIASRVEETAEMMGIGDLLDRKPGELSGGQQQRVALGRAIVREPAVFLMDEPLSNLDAKLRAQMRTELQRLQEELGTTTVYVTHDQTEAMTMGDRIAILNDGRLQQVGTPLECYHEPANTFVADFIGEPAMNFFDVTRRDADEGAILGGDHLEYAVSADVAAALDGRTDFVLGVRPEDIGIEVAEEESRRTDGRVVSATVTVVEPMGDENVVYLALGDGESDATAIATIDGMSRVEAGQRVVAHIPEDAIHVFDAESGEALHNRRVESTEPRVPNL; encoded by the coding sequence ATGGCAGAAACGCAACTCCACGACGTAACGAAAGTGTTCACGGACGACGACGGCAGCGATATCGTTGCCGTCGACGAGGTATCGATCGACATCGAGGACGGGGAGTTCCTCGTTCTCGTCGGCCCGTCCGGCTGCGGCAAGTCGACGACGCTGCGGATGATCGCCGGACTCGAGACGATCTCGGGCGGCGAGATTCGCCTCGACGGCCGGGTGATCAACGACGTCCCCCCGAAGAGCCGGGACATCGCGATGGTGTTCCAGTCGTACGCGCTGTACCCGCACATGACCGTCCAGGAGAACATGTCGTTCGGACTCGAGGAATCCACCGTTCTCTCGGACGACGAGATCGCCTCTCGAGTCGAAGAAACCGCCGAGATGATGGGGATCGGCGACCTCCTGGACCGCAAGCCGGGCGAGCTCTCGGGCGGCCAGCAACAGCGGGTCGCGCTCGGTCGGGCGATCGTCCGCGAACCCGCAGTGTTCCTCATGGACGAGCCGCTGTCGAACCTGGACGCGAAACTCCGCGCGCAGATGCGCACCGAACTCCAGCGCCTCCAGGAGGAACTCGGAACGACGACGGTCTACGTCACGCACGACCAGACGGAAGCGATGACCATGGGCGACCGCATCGCAATCCTCAACGACGGCCGGCTCCAGCAAGTCGGGACGCCCCTCGAGTGCTATCACGAGCCGGCGAACACGTTCGTCGCGGACTTCATCGGCGAACCCGCGATGAACTTCTTCGACGTCACGCGTCGCGACGCGGACGAGGGCGCCATCCTCGGCGGCGACCACCTCGAGTACGCCGTCTCGGCCGACGTCGCGGCGGCGCTCGACGGCCGGACCGACTTCGTGCTGGGGGTGCGCCCGGAGGACATCGGCATCGAGGTCGCCGAAGAGGAATCGCGACGAACGGACGGGCGCGTCGTCTCCGCGACGGTCACGGTCGTCGAACCGATGGGCGACGAGAACGTCGTCTACCTCGCGCTCGGCGACGGTGAGAGCGACGCGACGGCCATCGCCACGATCGACGGCATGAGCCGGGTCGAAGCCGGCCAGCGCGTCGTCGCTCACATCCCCGAGGATGCGATCCACGTGTTCGACGCGGAGAGCGGCGAGGCGCTCCACAACCGCCGCGTCGAGAGCACCGAACCGCGAGTACCGAACCTCTGA
- a CDS encoding PH domain-containing protein: MNRLHPLSAAMMALQRGVTGFSVPFFVVMMLSSVFDFIDIGWVFWLAPIGLIVGVAYGIAHYYRFEYEVTSTTVDVASGVLSRRSREIPYRRIQNVDVTQGVVQRLLGLAVVSIETAGGGDTEATLNFVSEEEASRLQREIRRRTAEVKDRRRSRTTDSDPEEADAIESEPTTDEATAGADAARDRSIAEPDDAASPAEPDRRERSFDRERERRQRLFALEPRELLLYSFTSFRPAAVAAVMFLFFLATDRVVELLVATAQPFGGPSDLASGDAGSYGVFTLVSFVNGIAITYAVSVAYTFATYYDFRLGRVGDDFVYERGLLQRYSGSIPAEKVQSVTITDNPLQRLIGYAGLWVETAGYGPDSDGGSQSAVPLAEGSRIHRFAENLTGVDAPSFRSPPTLARRRYLVRFSLVAATIVAIAYGVAQVTPINRWYLAAIVFAAVPPAAHLRYVHLGYYVGEDHLVIRRGFWRRRTTVIPYYRIQTVSTRRSIFQRRLGLASVVVDTASSRSFFWDASTIYDIELDDARDVHETGRKKLQTALRKRARSDGPDLSVEFT; the protein is encoded by the coding sequence ATGAACCGACTCCATCCACTCAGCGCGGCGATGATGGCCCTCCAGCGCGGCGTTACCGGCTTTTCCGTTCCGTTTTTCGTCGTGATGATGCTGTCGAGCGTGTTCGACTTCATCGACATCGGCTGGGTGTTCTGGCTGGCCCCGATCGGGCTGATCGTCGGCGTCGCCTACGGGATCGCGCACTACTACCGGTTCGAGTACGAGGTCACGTCGACTACGGTCGACGTCGCTTCCGGCGTGCTCTCGCGTCGCTCCCGCGAGATTCCCTACCGCCGCATCCAGAACGTCGACGTCACGCAGGGCGTCGTCCAGCGGCTGCTCGGCCTCGCCGTCGTCTCGATCGAGACGGCGGGCGGCGGCGACACCGAGGCGACCCTGAACTTCGTCAGCGAGGAGGAAGCCTCGCGTCTCCAGCGCGAGATTCGCCGACGCACCGCCGAGGTGAAAGATCGCCGCCGGAGCCGAACGACGGACTCGGATCCCGAGGAAGCCGACGCGATCGAGTCGGAGCCGACCACCGACGAGGCGACGGCCGGGGCAGACGCGGCTCGCGATCGATCGATCGCCGAACCGGACGACGCGGCGAGCCCCGCGGAGCCGGACCGGCGGGAGCGATCGTTCGATCGTGAGCGGGAACGCCGACAGCGATTGTTCGCGCTCGAGCCGCGCGAACTCCTCCTGTACTCGTTTACCTCGTTCCGTCCGGCCGCCGTCGCGGCAGTCATGTTCCTCTTCTTCCTCGCGACCGATCGGGTCGTCGAGCTGCTGGTGGCCACCGCACAACCGTTCGGCGGACCGTCGGATCTCGCGAGCGGCGACGCCGGAAGTTACGGGGTCTTCACCCTCGTCTCGTTCGTCAACGGGATCGCGATCACGTACGCGGTCAGCGTCGCGTACACGTTCGCCACCTACTACGACTTCCGATTGGGACGAGTCGGAGACGACTTCGTCTACGAGCGCGGGCTGCTCCAGCGTTACAGCGGTTCGATCCCCGCCGAGAAGGTCCAGTCGGTCACGATCACCGACAATCCCCTCCAGCGGCTGATCGGCTACGCCGGCCTGTGGGTCGAAACCGCCGGCTACGGTCCCGACAGCGACGGCGGTAGCCAGTCGGCGGTGCCGCTGGCCGAAGGGTCCCGAATCCACCGGTTCGCCGAAAACCTCACCGGCGTCGACGCCCCGTCGTTTCGCAGCCCGCCGACGCTCGCACGACGACGGTACCTCGTTCGATTCTCGCTGGTCGCGGCAACGATCGTCGCGATCGCCTACGGCGTCGCGCAGGTGACGCCGATCAATCGCTGGTATCTGGCCGCGATCGTCTTCGCGGCGGTGCCGCCGGCGGCCCACCTCCGGTACGTCCACCTGGGTTACTACGTCGGCGAGGACCACCTCGTGATCCGGCGGGGCTTCTGGCGGCGGCGGACGACCGTGATCCCGTACTACCGGATCCAGACCGTGAGCACCCGTCGATCGATCTTCCAGCGCCGCCTCGGGCTGGCGTCGGTCGTCGTCGACACCGCCAGTTCCCGATCGTTCTTCTGGGACGCGTCGACGATCTACGATATCGAACTCGACGACGCCCGCGACGTCCACGAGACGGGACGGAAGAAGCTTCAAACGGCGCTTCGAAAGCGCGCTCGCTCCGACGGCCCGGATCTCTCGGTGGAGTTCACGTGA
- a CDS encoding PH domain-containing protein produces MESLHPRIRVLWIAQAAIAALVVGAALVAIDRWFTDVPTAILLGVIAIGVGLGIAYALRLYRVWKFELQPDALYLERGVITFVETAVPFVRVQHVDTQFGPVERALGLSSVVVYTAGSRNADVRIPGLRPGRARDLQDTLRELAVESEADDAV; encoded by the coding sequence ATGGAGTCGCTACATCCCCGCATCAGAGTGCTCTGGATCGCGCAGGCCGCGATCGCCGCGCTCGTCGTCGGTGCCGCCCTCGTCGCGATCGATCGGTGGTTCACCGACGTCCCGACCGCGATCCTGCTGGGCGTGATCGCGATCGGCGTCGGCCTCGGCATCGCCTACGCCCTCCGGCTCTACCGGGTCTGGAAGTTCGAACTCCAACCGGACGCACTGTACCTGGAGCGCGGCGTGATCACGTTCGTCGAGACGGCAGTGCCGTTCGTCCGCGTCCAGCACGTCGACACCCAGTTCGGCCCCGTCGAACGCGCGCTCGGGCTCTCGAGCGTCGTCGTCTACACCGCCGGCTCGCGAAACGCCGACGTTCGCATCCCCGGACTGCGACCCGGTCGAGCGCGGGACCTGCAGGATACCCTCCGCGAACTCGCCGTCGAAAGCGAGGCCGACGACGCCGTCTAA
- a CDS encoding SDR family NAD(P)-dependent oxidoreductase, with the protein MDEYTHAPVTVADKRAVVVGGTSGLGQAIAVGFAADGADVIATSRGEENVDETAALLEDHGAATARVTCDVTDRASLEAAREVAEETLGGIDVVVASQGAISRETVLGIDDDWEFVTDVALDGVRRVTQAFAPAVDDGGSIINISSLSARLAMANLPAYSAAKGGVEAFTRASAKELAPEIRVNAIAPGFFITPQNADTYADGTEKRNRIDDRTPLGRVGEREELIGAAIYLSSDASSFVTGEVLTVDGGFADSAF; encoded by the coding sequence ATGGACGAGTATACGCACGCGCCAGTGACTGTCGCAGACAAACGCGCCGTCGTCGTCGGCGGAACCAGCGGACTCGGCCAGGCGATCGCGGTCGGTTTCGCGGCCGACGGCGCGGACGTTATCGCGACGAGCAGAGGCGAGGAGAACGTCGACGAGACCGCCGCCCTCCTCGAGGACCACGGCGCGGCGACGGCCCGGGTCACCTGCGACGTCACGGACCGGGCGTCGCTCGAGGCGGCTCGGGAGGTCGCCGAGGAGACGCTCGGAGGAATCGACGTCGTCGTCGCCTCACAGGGGGCGATCTCTCGCGAGACCGTCCTCGGAATCGACGACGACTGGGAGTTCGTCACCGACGTCGCCCTCGACGGCGTTCGGCGCGTGACCCAGGCGTTCGCCCCGGCGGTGGACGACGGCGGGAGCATCATCAACATCTCCTCGCTCTCGGCTCGGCTGGCGATGGCGAACCTGCCCGCGTACTCGGCGGCCAAAGGCGGCGTCGAAGCGTTCACTCGCGCCTCGGCGAAGGAACTCGCGCCCGAGATCCGAGTGAACGCGATCGCGCCCGGCTTTTTCATCACGCCGCAGAACGCAGACACCTACGCGGACGGAACCGAGAAACGAAACCGGATCGACGATCGAACGCCGCTGGGACGCGTCGGCGAACGCGAGGAACTCATCGGGGCGGCGATCTACCTCTCGAGCGACGCGTCGTCGTTCGTCACCGGCGAGGTACTCACCGTCGACGGCGGGTTCGCCGACAGCGCCTTCTGA
- a CDS encoding IclR family transcriptional regulator — MAAPKPQVQTVSRTFEILETIQELDGAGVSEIAERVDIGKSAVHNHLTTLANDEYVTKDGDEYHIGLSFLGLGAYARDRTSIYDTGQMQADKLADETGELVNLLVEKNGMGIYLYQAKGQNAVELDTHEGKRVRLHCTGLGKAILAFRSRAEIDEILDEHGLAKLTPHTITDHEALHAELETVREQRYAIDREERLHGLRCIAAPITDDSDRSIAAISVACPVHRVDDERFYEELPESVLGAANVIELEHNYS, encoded by the coding sequence ATGGCTGCACCGAAACCACAGGTCCAAACCGTCAGCAGGACGTTCGAGATCCTCGAGACCATCCAAGAACTCGACGGCGCTGGCGTCTCGGAGATCGCGGAGCGCGTCGATATCGGAAAGAGTGCGGTGCACAACCACTTGACGACGCTCGCGAACGACGAGTACGTCACCAAAGACGGCGACGAGTATCACATCGGGCTCTCGTTTCTGGGGCTCGGCGCGTACGCGCGGGATCGGACGTCGATATACGATACCGGTCAGATGCAGGCCGATAAACTCGCCGACGAAACGGGCGAACTGGTGAACCTCCTCGTCGAAAAGAACGGGATGGGGATCTACCTGTATCAGGCGAAAGGGCAGAATGCCGTGGAGTTAGACACCCACGAGGGAAAGCGCGTCAGGCTGCACTGTACGGGGCTCGGCAAGGCGATACTCGCGTTTCGATCCCGAGCCGAAATCGACGAGATCCTCGACGAACACGGACTGGCGAAACTCACGCCCCACACGATCACCGATCACGAGGCGTTGCACGCGGAACTCGAGACGGTTCGCGAGCAGCGGTACGCGATCGATCGCGAGGAACGACTCCACGGATTGCGGTGTATCGCGGCACCGATCACTGACGACTCGGATCGAAGCATCGCCGCGATCAGCGTCGCCTGCCCCGTCCATCGCGTCGATGACGAACGGTTCTACGAGGAGCTCCCCGAATCCGTGCTTGGCGCGGCGAACGTGATCGAACTCGAACACAACTACTCCTGA
- a CDS encoding zinc-dependent alcohol dehydrogenase encodes MRALAKTSREYGAMELVDRDRPKPAAGAVLIEVEYAGLCGSDAGIYKFKSAFERMSLPTVIGHEYTGRVVDVGEDVTEFERGDRVVERPIRACGTCHQCRIGDENVCRDAVITGVDHDGAYAGYISVPETALQHVPNDVDPRHAALVEPTSIGARAVIRNSRVDAGSRVMVAGPGPIGLLTAQIADAQGGDVVVAGVGNDTSYRLPLAEDLGFRTLNVEEHDLEAARDEMTGGVGYDVVFDTTGHPSGLTMAVDEVRKGGQIVVVGQTGETTMEYSPLVRAEIDLQCSYASTWKDFERSFRLVESDDVDLETLLDDRYSLLDTDEAFEAFLAGDTCKPVFDVSELRA; translated from the coding sequence ATGCGCGCGCTTGCGAAAACGAGCCGAGAGTACGGCGCGATGGAACTCGTCGATCGAGACCGACCGAAACCGGCCGCCGGAGCGGTGCTGATCGAAGTCGAGTACGCCGGACTCTGTGGCAGCGACGCGGGAATCTACAAGTTCAAATCGGCGTTCGAGCGAATGTCGCTTCCCACCGTGATCGGCCACGAATACACCGGTCGCGTCGTCGACGTCGGCGAGGACGTCACCGAGTTCGAGCGAGGCGACCGCGTCGTCGAACGACCGATTCGCGCTTGCGGCACCTGTCACCAGTGTCGGATAGGCGACGAAAACGTCTGCCGGGACGCCGTCATCACCGGCGTCGATCACGACGGCGCGTACGCGGGCTACATCTCCGTGCCGGAGACCGCGCTCCAGCACGTTCCCAACGACGTCGATCCGCGACACGCCGCGCTCGTGGAACCGACGAGCATCGGCGCTCGGGCCGTCATCCGGAACTCGCGCGTGGACGCCGGGTCGCGCGTCATGGTCGCCGGACCCGGCCCGATCGGCCTGCTGACGGCCCAGATAGCCGACGCGCAGGGCGGCGACGTGGTCGTCGCCGGCGTCGGCAACGATACGAGCTATCGACTGCCGCTCGCCGAGGACCTCGGCTTTCGGACGCTCAACGTGGAGGAACACGACCTCGAGGCGGCCCGCGATGAGATGACCGGTGGCGTCGGATACGACGTCGTTTTCGACACGACGGGCCATCCGTCCGGCCTGACGATGGCCGTCGACGAGGTTCGAAAGGGCGGCCAGATCGTCGTGGTCGGACAGACCGGCGAAACGACGATGGAGTACTCGCCGCTCGTCCGCGCGGAGATCGACCTCCAGTGTTCGTACGCCTCGACCTGGAAGGACTTCGAGCGATCGTTCCGGCTGGTCGAATCCGACGATGTCGATCTCGAGACGCTTCTCGACGACCGATACTCGCTGCTCGATACCGACGAGGCGTTCGAGGCGTTTCTGGCCGGCGATACCTGCAAGCCGGTATTCGACGTTAGCGAACTCAGAGCGTAA
- a CDS encoding BolA family protein yields MKPEDVAELIESELEDAEATVTHARDEHDDDHLAATVVSPSFEGLPLVQQHQRVYDALDDHMTTDIHALELSTYTPEEYDATRE; encoded by the coding sequence ATGAAGCCGGAAGACGTCGCGGAACTCATCGAATCGGAACTCGAGGACGCCGAGGCGACGGTCACGCACGCGCGCGACGAGCACGACGACGATCACCTCGCGGCAACGGTGGTCTCACCCTCGTTTGAGGGGCTCCCGCTGGTCCAGCAACACCAGCGGGTTTACGACGCCCTCGACGATCACATGACGACCGATATCCACGCACTCGAGCTCTCGACGTACACGCCCGAGGAGTACGACGCGACGCGCGAATAG
- a CDS encoding DUF7523 family protein — MSLASETRRAVDEHPFLVTALRAGVVNYTAAARFLDVDGETEAVATAIRRYAEELPVYDPTTREVRVRMESGIGPVEETAAAPSADGLLTVGGVTLAPGDGDRTAIVATGDVEPTALAETLRALAIADVSTTAAAVADGTMIVVVDRLDGAMALRTVESALERIPRA, encoded by the coding sequence ATGTCACTCGCGAGCGAGACGCGCCGGGCCGTCGACGAACACCCCTTTCTCGTAACCGCGCTGCGCGCCGGCGTCGTCAATTATACGGCCGCCGCGCGGTTTCTCGACGTCGACGGCGAGACCGAGGCGGTCGCGACGGCGATCCGTCGCTACGCCGAGGAGTTACCGGTGTACGACCCCACTACGCGCGAGGTTCGCGTCAGGATGGAAAGCGGGATCGGTCCCGTCGAAGAGACTGCGGCTGCGCCCTCGGCCGACGGGCTACTCACGGTCGGGGGCGTCACGCTCGCTCCCGGCGACGGCGATCGGACCGCGATCGTCGCGACCGGTGACGTCGAGCCGACCGCGCTCGCCGAAACGCTCCGGGCGCTCGCGATCGCGGACGTCTCGACGACGGCGGCCGCGGTCGCCGATGGGACGATGATCGTCGTGGTCGACCGGCTCGACGGAGCGATGGCCCTTCGGACGGTCGAGTCGGCGCTCGAGCGGATTCCGAGAGCCTAA
- a CDS encoding DUF7344 domain-containing protein, protein MIQDDHLPSIVLRSESSSPDRSDPITRRNRVLEHLESRSGVATLDELVAALSTADGSDERYRLRIHLHHVDLPWLEDADKIVYEHAGGAVILLENQRGRS, encoded by the coding sequence ATGATCCAGGACGACCACCTCCCGTCGATCGTACTGCGCAGCGAGTCCTCGTCGCCCGACCGGAGCGATCCGATAACACGCCGTAATCGCGTACTCGAGCACCTCGAATCCCGGTCCGGCGTCGCAACGCTTGACGAGCTCGTCGCCGCGCTGTCGACCGCCGACGGGTCCGACGAGCGGTATCGGTTGCGGATACACCTCCATCACGTCGATCTCCCGTGGCTCGAAGACGCGGACAAGATCGTGTACGAACACGCCGGAGGGGCCGTGATCCTCCTCGAGAACCAGCGCGGCCGGTCGTGA
- a CDS encoding ArsR family transcriptional regulator, with the protein MGPIEAGPKPDRAGDKPDHAGGKPANVGSALEERDEKPDHVELPDRVESKPADVSGKSDRAEGAAGRAKGKPDRAGGESIDRRAGPIDRERPAEASSLPKNGGLPGERAAVAAPSAGLDEAAHVENPRGPSNDVPATEPLESAARGATNAPETDRGSLRAPESVGESGEPIGAVAGESLGDATDVRDLTDDPSPSTRTETPPQNPAEDDDSFVGISPSIRSIDGTARGESSALDDPAVRDAPSAIDGSATHVESAPTPPNSARGLESEPITEPVIGGAPSASPSTAAPSAGVRDGSEAHDGSGVLDGTAVRTPSIESTTDRPVDETTGPIDGTTGPNDRTAGPIDRGLDPTVDTPSTSGTSTTTTAPVLRPSPDGSDPVTTAASGADRSIEGSVAEPESVTAAATDSDAGLGAATAGSPGLDRRSSSPIAASDTGGSDASITTTAPAPEPGVMSGTLGSSSDSGTSSSTPGETALTAETPTSNAGSERPNAVQSSDVVLSDSARFSDDESAAFNGRGTDAVEPAFTPPEGAIDRVGGPPSEPDGTRPVGSGGEPPSAFDGSFGSGLPTPDGKTAGIVALVTLSGVAVGRSLTSTSPVVVATPSSSVWLLLQSLWFQIQTTVAAARRCFQTLPWSALGIGYSRYDDTDPLENETRATLHDSIRSMPGVNLAELSRDADVSRSTARYHLRVLEYERLVASSKVRGKRRLYPVVTDEDERILAAALRDESTATVLEALAEREPATGSELADALDRDPSTITHHLSRLAEEELVERERDGRAVVNRLSGETRAMLARRVAEAEASHPATNPAD; encoded by the coding sequence ATGGGGCCGATCGAGGCGGGACCGAAACCGGATCGCGCCGGGGACAAGCCGGACCACGCGGGTGGGAAGCCGGCGAACGTCGGAAGCGCGCTCGAAGAGAGGGACGAAAAACCGGACCACGTCGAACTGCCGGACCGCGTGGAAAGCAAACCGGCGGACGTCAGCGGCAAGTCGGACCGGGCAGAAGGGGCTGCGGGCCGCGCGAAAGGGAAGCCGGACCGCGCGGGCGGCGAGTCGATCGACCGACGCGCCGGTCCGATCGATCGCGAACGACCGGCCGAGGCGAGTTCGCTTCCGAAGAACGGCGGGCTCCCCGGAGAGCGAGCCGCCGTCGCCGCTCCGTCCGCCGGTCTCGACGAAGCCGCCCACGTCGAGAACCCGCGCGGTCCGAGCAACGATGTACCGGCGACCGAGCCGCTCGAAAGCGCCGCCCGCGGAGCCACGAACGCGCCCGAGACCGATCGCGGCTCGCTGCGCGCACCCGAGTCCGTCGGCGAATCCGGGGAACCGATTGGAGCGGTCGCCGGCGAGTCGCTCGGTGACGCGACTGACGTTCGAGATCTGACGGACGATCCCTCGCCGTCAACCCGAACGGAGACGCCCCCGCAGAATCCCGCGGAAGACGACGATTCGTTCGTCGGGATTTCGCCATCGATCCGGTCGATCGACGGGACTGCTCGCGGCGAATCCTCTGCGCTCGACGATCCCGCCGTTCGCGACGCTCCCTCCGCGATCGACGGGAGCGCTACGCACGTCGAATCGGCTCCGACGCCCCCGAATTCGGCGCGAGGGCTCGAGTCGGAGCCGATCACCGAACCCGTTATCGGCGGCGCACCGTCGGCGTCACCATCGACCGCCGCTCCCAGCGCGGGCGTTCGCGACGGATCGGAAGCTCACGACGGATCGGGTGTCCTCGACGGGACGGCAGTCCGAACTCCTTCGATCGAGTCGACTACCGATCGGCCGGTCGACGAGACCACGGGGCCGATCGACGGAACCACTGGGCCGAACGACAGAACCGCCGGACCGATCGATCGCGGGCTCGACCCGACGGTCGACACGCCCAGCACGTCCGGAACCAGCACGACCACGACGGCACCCGTATTACGGCCGTCACCGGACGGATCAGACCCCGTGACGACCGCCGCCTCCGGCGCCGATCGCTCGATCGAGGGTTCCGTCGCCGAACCCGAGTCGGTCACGGCGGCAGCGACTGACTCGGACGCCGGACTCGGAGCCGCGACGGCCGGATCCCCGGGGCTCGATCGCCGCTCCTCGAGTCCGATCGCGGCGAGCGATACCGGCGGTTCCGACGCGTCGATCACGACCACCGCGCCGGCACCCGAACCGGGAGTCATGTCGGGCACTCTCGGGAGTTCGAGCGACTCCGGTACGAGTTCGAGCACCCCTGGCGAGACCGCGCTCACGGCGGAAACGCCGACCTCGAACGCTGGCTCGGAACGACCGAACGCCGTCCAGTCGTCCGACGTCGTCTTGAGCGATTCCGCCCGATTTTCGGACGACGAATCGGCCGCTTTCAACGGCCGTGGCACCGACGCCGTCGAACCGGCGTTCACGCCGCCCGAAGGGGCGATCGACCGCGTCGGCGGGCCGCCGTCAGAACCGGATGGAACCCGCCCTGTCGGATCCGGCGGGGAGCCACCCTCCGCGTTCGACGGCTCGTTCGGAAGCGGCCTGCCGACGCCGGACGGGAAAACCGCCGGCATCGTCGCCCTGGTGACTCTGAGCGGGGTGGCCGTCGGTCGATCGCTGACCAGCACCTCGCCCGTGGTCGTCGCGACGCCGTCGTCGTCGGTCTGGCTCCTCCTGCAGTCGCTCTGGTTCCAGATCCAGACGACGGTCGCGGCCGCACGTCGCTGCTTCCAGACCCTTCCGTGGTCGGCCCTCGGAATCGGATACAGCCGATACGACGACACGGACCCGCTCGAGAACGAAACTCGCGCCACCCTCCACGATTCGATTCGATCGATGCCCGGCGTCAACCTCGCGGAGTTGAGCCGGGACGCGGACGTCTCGCGATCGACCGCCCGGTATCACCTGCGGGTCCTCGAATACGAACGGCTGGTCGCCTCGTCGAAGGTTCGCGGGAAACGGCGATTGTACCCCGTCGTGACCGACGAGGACGAACGAATACTCGCAGCGGCGCTCAGAGACGAGTCGACGGCGACGGTGCTCGAGGCCTTGGCCGAGCGCGAACCGGCCACCGGTTCGGAACTGGCGGACGCGCTCGACCGCGATCCGAGCACGATCACCCACCACCTCTCGCGACTCGCGGAGGAGGAACTCGTCGAACGCGAACGCGACGGACGCGCGGTCGTCAATCGACTCTCCGGGGAGACGCGTGCGATGCTCGCTCGTCGCGTCGCTGAGGCCGAAGCGTCGCATCCCGCGACGAACCCGGCCGACTGA